One genomic segment of bacterium includes these proteins:
- a CDS encoding conjugal transfer protein TraG N-terminal domain-containing protein, whose translation MADPVSVGSSALMVASALETAGYYYQSYVLDSFSSTIMGPLGAIAFIVAGILAITQYVVAGEYKAFLWFVVGPGLLAAVILTREPTTGSNWIFGDEARDQAEKNEVIQSITTIDNTNTPKVSSFFAWYNNLTSELVRSIVTKLVEQRQKADMTFVARTQLLQTAVTQSISDPRLSSMIHAGLWGHCGELAKAARQTHLASLGDRGADPKGEYQRFYSQNKDQEIVPYSQYTIDYLVSRADPANRANVAKEAQRSYSCQEIWDLVYEDLLDQSAQIQTRLTERAKSLGIPEEKFEADLTKALGGMTADDPNRGHELHQVLAKHLLKIESHKGSSARYPQMLARQGGEAGSVAKVERMKWSGREQEHKSRLVTTAMTLPYYQGLMLYFLAYTFPFFAILLVIPGKYTGALMWCVLWLWVKSWDIGYAVVMMLDDILFGMFAANQDPTASQFSNDLGTVMASLSAYDPTMNLSTYYYIVGVCFSTIPVIMGYMVMGAAKGGAQLIENGAKTYATSIGTGAGLSQNQGQNLQLRAGEFRAATNNIFNRLRNDNAKTRNDMSDMEYQSRKGGLPIMPNNRVDSISGRSIQQLKDDFVYWSAWEGAFEGYKGSGLVRKFAGDLGIAGNIETPGKDAQNVDVDNALTPITFATRRLAGTALPKVAFEKESAYKHMQARVGQVIAEEMFDYSLSFAGMAHAQDRRVYRGFELPSAYDDPGESIYAARMVKDQRLIESAKAISNTGFNLTRGGVQFIENYGKGKKMRGSVDKAGKKGGGFGGKTNGTPLIGGQLEPIFITLGVADQLEMGDFGYTPNQHMDIALDQQTFHDNAIGSGPGGRAPEMPGYAGVVEKVVGSNLQDWNQRSYGTMDLSEASIAERKHVTARLEQAIDDARLGNREADIARNLLADRYTSMADLKQSLDRLLEENQKLAKTEKSGN comes from the coding sequence ATGGCAGACCCTGTCTCAGTTGGCTCATCAGCATTAATGGTTGCTTCAGCTCTGGAGACTGCTGGTTATTATTACCAGTCCTATGTGCTTGATTCATTCAGCTCTACAATCATGGGGCCACTTGGTGCGATTGCCTTTATTGTTGCAGGGATACTAGCAATTACTCAGTATGTTGTTGCCGGTGAATATAAGGCTTTTCTTTGGTTTGTAGTTGGTCCGGGGTTATTAGCAGCTGTTATTTTGACGCGCGAACCTACGACAGGCTCAAATTGGATTTTTGGCGATGAAGCTCGCGATCAAGCCGAAAAAAATGAAGTGATCCAATCAATCACAACAATCGATAATACAAATACCCCAAAAGTTTCTTCTTTCTTTGCTTGGTACAATAATTTAACGAGCGAACTTGTGCGCTCAATTGTTACAAAACTAGTAGAGCAGCGTCAAAAAGCGGATATGACCTTTGTCGCGCGCACGCAGTTGCTACAAACTGCCGTGACTCAATCGATTTCAGATCCGCGCTTGAGTTCCATGATTCACGCAGGTCTTTGGGGACATTGTGGTGAGCTTGCTAAGGCCGCAAGGCAAACTCATCTTGCCAGCCTTGGTGATCGTGGCGCTGATCCAAAGGGTGAGTATCAACGCTTTTATAGTCAAAATAAAGATCAAGAAATTGTTCCCTATAGTCAATACACAATTGATTATTTGGTTTCGCGTGCTGATCCTGCGAATCGTGCAAATGTGGCAAAAGAAGCGCAACGATCGTACTCCTGCCAAGAAATTTGGGATTTAGTTTACGAAGATCTCCTAGATCAATCAGCTCAAATCCAGACTCGCTTAACTGAGCGAGCCAAGTCCTTAGGTATCCCTGAGGAGAAATTTGAGGCAGATCTAACAAAAGCTCTAGGCGGCATGACTGCTGACGATCCAAATCGTGGGCATGAACTGCATCAAGTATTAGCTAAGCATTTATTGAAAATTGAGTCGCACAAGGGATCAAGCGCACGCTATCCTCAAATGCTTGCGCGACAAGGTGGCGAAGCGGGCTCTGTTGCTAAGGTAGAACGCATGAAATGGTCGGGCCGCGAGCAAGAGCATAAAAGTAGGCTGGTCACAACTGCGATGACGCTACCATACTATCAAGGGCTAATGCTTTACTTCTTGGCCTATACTTTTCCATTCTTTGCGATCCTTTTAGTGATCCCTGGTAAGTATACGGGCGCGTTAATGTGGTGCGTGCTCTGGTTGTGGGTGAAGAGCTGGGATATTGGCTATGCTGTTGTAATGATGCTTGATGATATTCTGTTTGGAATGTTTGCAGCTAATCAAGATCCTACGGCATCGCAATTTTCCAATGATTTGGGCACCGTGATGGCCAGTCTTTCGGCATACGACCCGACGATGAATTTATCGACTTATTATTATATTGTGGGCGTTTGCTTTTCTACTATTCCGGTGATCATGGGCTATATGGTGATGGGTGCGGCGAAAGGCGGAGCCCAGCTGATTGAAAACGGCGCAAAAACATATGCGACTTCAATCGGAACTGGTGCTGGGTTATCGCAAAACCAAGGCCAGAACTTACAACTTCGCGCAGGAGAATTTAGAGCAGCAACGAATAATATTTTTAACCGCTTAAGAAATGACAATGCGAAAACTCGTAATGACATGTCAGATATGGAATATCAGTCGCGCAAGGGTGGACTGCCAATAATGCCCAATAACCGCGTTGATTCTATTAGTGGGCGCAGCATTCAGCAGTTGAAAGATGATTTTGTGTATTGGAGTGCTTGGGAGGGAGCGTTTGAAGGGTATAAAGGAAGCGGCCTTGTGCGTAAATTCGCAGGAGATTTAGGCATTGCTGGAAATATCGAGACTCCTGGGAAGGACGCGCAAAATGTGGATGTTGACAACGCATTAACTCCAATTACTTTTGCAACCCGCCGCTTAGCAGGAACAGCCTTACCAAAAGTAGCATTTGAGAAAGAATCTGCTTACAAGCATATGCAAGCTCGAGTTGGGCAAGTTATTGCCGAAGAAATGTTTGACTATTCACTTTCTTTTGCAGGCATGGCTCATGCGCAAGACAGACGCGTTTATCGAGGCTTTGAATTGCCATCGGCATATGACGATCCGGGCGAAAGTATTTACGCCGCTAGAATGGTTAAAGACCAACGGTTAATTGAGAGCGCTAAGGCAATTAGTAACACGGGATTCAATCTTACTCGCGGTGGCGTGCAGTTTATCGAGAACTACGGTAAAGGCAAAAAAATGCGAGGTAGCGTAGATAAGGCGGGTAAAAAAGGTGGGGGCTTCGGAGGTAAAACTAATGGCACCCCTCTCATCGGTGGACAGCTTGAGCCAATTTTTATTACATTAGGCGTAGCTGATCAGCTAGAAATGGGAGATTTCGGCTACACTCCAAACCAACACATGGACATCGCACTGGATCAACAAACTTTCCATGACAATGCAATTGGCAGTGGTCCAGGAGGACGTGCTCCGGAAATGCCTGGTTATGCAGGAGTTGTTGAGAAAGTGGTCGGATCAAACCTACAAGATTGGAACCAGCGTTCTTATGGGACAATGGATTTAAGTGAAGCTTCAATCGCGGAGCGTAAGCACGTAACTGCACGCTTAGAGCAGGCAATCGACGATGCTCGGCTTGGTAACCGCGAGGCTGATATAGCTAGAAACTTGTTAGCAGATCGCTACACTTCGATGGCGGATTTGAAACAATCCTTAGATCGCCTACTTGAGGAAAATCAAAAACTCGCTAAGACGGAAAAATCCGGCAATTAA
- a CDS encoding polysaccharide deacetylase family protein — translation MSSPWADLFLLAAKTISFHSGILKKIASLRGLNHRLLAFERIIDPEKLPYPIASNRYITPEHFENLLRWVARHMTVMPLEDLIEARSHNHKINPLTVSLILEGAYLEHYFIALPIIQELKLPVTIFPATAYLGTAEMLWQDKLALALLTCFRSRKKILRDLSEQGLTKDKVDPTRDLLFRLLEKESDNDFYLALDELTEALAQSSPENRFIILGLYGELARNYAELKSDVTFMSWQHLTELSNNHVTIGLSTHTFRPLVELGTDDLPKEIEHTLNTLREHKLYANNSFLPPQGKIQVRFNQAIRDAGVAAILYHQNQQYNLRECVCVPVLHCSEASNFSPRELLEDGWLSRKRGSI, via the coding sequence ATGAGTTCTCCTTGGGCCGATCTCTTTCTTCTAGCAGCTAAAACAATTAGCTTTCATTCAGGGATTTTAAAAAAAATTGCAAGCCTCAGGGGATTAAATCATCGCCTACTTGCATTTGAAAGAATTATTGATCCAGAGAAGCTTCCCTATCCGATTGCTAGCAACCGCTATATCACACCGGAACATTTTGAAAACTTATTGCGCTGGGTTGCTAGGCATATGACCGTAATGCCTTTAGAAGATCTAATCGAAGCACGAAGTCACAATCACAAGATCAATCCCCTCACGGTAAGTCTAATCTTAGAAGGCGCATATCTGGAACATTACTTCATTGCACTGCCAATTATTCAAGAACTCAAACTTCCGGTCACAATCTTTCCGGCTACGGCATACCTTGGGACCGCGGAAATGCTCTGGCAAGACAAGCTTGCTCTGGCCCTACTCACCTGCTTCAGATCTCGTAAAAAAATACTCAGAGACTTAAGTGAGCAAGGCCTAACCAAAGACAAAGTAGATCCGACGCGCGATTTGCTGTTTCGTCTTTTAGAAAAAGAATCCGACAACGATTTTTATCTCGCCTTAGATGAACTCACCGAAGCACTTGCTCAAAGTTCTCCAGAAAATCGCTTTATAATCTTAGGGCTCTACGGAGAGCTTGCCCGCAACTACGCCGAGCTAAAGAGTGATGTCACGTTTATGTCTTGGCAGCATTTAACCGAACTCTCCAACAATCATGTTACGATTGGCCTGAGCACTCATACTTTTCGCCCTTTAGTTGAGCTTGGCACCGATGATTTACCCAAAGAGATTGAACACACTTTAAATACACTTCGTGAGCATAAATTATATGCGAACAATAGCTTCCTGCCACCTCAAGGGAAAATTCAAGTTAGATTCAACCAAGCGATCCGCGATGCTGGAGTTGCGGCAATACTTTATCACCAAAATCAGCAATATAATCTGAGAGAATGTGTTTGTGTTCCGGTCTTACACTGCTCAGAGGCCAGTAACTTTTCGCCACGAGAATTACTTGAAGATGGCTGGCTCTCCCGCAAACGCGGCAGTATTTAA
- a CDS encoding acyl-CoA thioesterase produces the protein MNQPFITTIDNLQLGLFDLGGVLYHANYFVIYERAREDFLRSIALPYSDLVKENYHLAVIDAELQYKKPIRYGNELVVELYFSEIGKASFQANYNIFSSRKSAITDLLHHGRTKHVFVKTSPTHEFEICPLPEQLKKALHNFPSKMS, from the coding sequence TTGAACCAGCCCTTCATCACAACGATCGACAATCTTCAGCTTGGTCTTTTTGATTTAGGCGGAGTGCTTTACCACGCAAATTATTTTGTAATCTACGAACGTGCGCGCGAAGATTTTTTGCGCTCAATCGCCCTGCCCTACTCGGACTTAGTAAAAGAAAATTATCACTTGGCGGTCATTGACGCAGAGCTACAGTATAAAAAACCAATTCGCTACGGTAACGAATTAGTAGTTGAATTATATTTTTCTGAAATCGGCAAAGCGAGCTTTCAAGCAAATTATAATATTTTCTCTTCACGCAAATCTGCAATTACAGATTTATTACACCATGGGCGCACCAAGCACGTTTTTGTAAAAACAAGCCCAACTCATGAATTTGAGATTTGCCCTTTACCAGAACAACTCAAGAAAGCCCTGCATAATTTCCCTAGCAAAATGAGTTAA
- a CDS encoding rhomboid family intramembrane serine protease yields MFPLRDNKRPSNFPAATWTLIIINILVFFWETTLDKRSIEDAIKLYALVPRELLTAEAISWQSRFLPLLTSLFLHGSLLHLALNLWTLHLFGDNVEDRMGVGRFIFFYILCGLGSGIVHAVVFKNSSMPVIGASGAVSGVIAAYAFMYPGAKIITVIPIIIIPYFIQIRAFFYIAVWFIAQILAGSQLGAAAGQENVAWWGHIGGFLTGFFIFWIFIHPERSD; encoded by the coding sequence ATGTTCCCATTACGAGACAATAAGCGTCCATCTAATTTCCCTGCGGCGACTTGGACATTAATTATTATAAATATACTAGTATTTTTCTGGGAAACAACATTAGACAAGCGATCGATTGAAGACGCGATTAAATTATACGCGCTAGTTCCGAGGGAACTCCTGACTGCTGAAGCAATAAGCTGGCAGAGTCGCTTCCTCCCTTTACTGACGAGTCTTTTCTTACATGGGAGCTTGCTACATCTAGCGCTTAATCTGTGGACCTTGCACCTATTCGGCGACAATGTCGAAGACCGCATGGGGGTTGGGCGCTTTATTTTCTTCTATATTCTCTGCGGCTTAGGTTCAGGGATTGTGCATGCAGTGGTATTTAAGAATTCCTCCATGCCTGTGATTGGAGCTTCTGGGGCTGTGTCAGGGGTGATAGCTGCGTATGCGTTTATGTATCCCGGGGCAAAAATCATTACTGTGATCCCTATCATTATCATTCCCTACTTCATTCAAATTCGAGCATTTTTCTATATCGCTGTTTGGTTTATTGCGCAGATTCTTGCTGGCAGCCAGCTTGGTGCTGCTGCCGGCCAGGAGAATGTTGCATGGTGGGGCCACATCGGAGGATTTTTGACAGGCTTTTTTATTTTTTGGATTTTCATTCATCCCGAGCGATCAGACTAA
- a CDS encoding tyrosine-protein phosphatase has protein sequence MFKHIKNILILMIATVLLASIFIGPELVTEYLPRLIFKRNFAEIIPGEFYRSGQMSHQRLARTITSNKIRTVLDLRYGEDDPEADGKREKDIVAELGGKYLHFPLRASRRPEQKTIQELIQILDTLESPVLVHCSDGAHRTSVVSAIWMLTQAHEDLSLALEQMSPRYGFVKAERQFAEFLNGYPTIDDLIWDYQQETNGQMPFREWVAK, from the coding sequence ATGTTTAAGCACATAAAAAATATACTGATTTTGATGATTGCGACGGTTTTGCTGGCCAGTATTTTTATTGGACCCGAGCTCGTTACCGAATATCTGCCGCGCTTAATCTTCAAACGAAATTTTGCAGAAATTATCCCAGGAGAATTTTATCGATCAGGGCAAATGTCACATCAACGGTTGGCCCGCACAATTACAAGCAATAAAATCAGAACAGTCCTGGATTTGCGTTATGGAGAAGACGACCCAGAAGCAGATGGCAAGCGTGAAAAAGATATTGTTGCGGAACTCGGCGGCAAATATCTCCATTTCCCACTGCGCGCATCCCGCCGTCCAGAGCAGAAAACGATTCAAGAACTCATTCAAATTTTAGACACGCTAGAAAGCCCGGTGCTTGTGCATTGTAGTGACGGAGCGCATCGCACCAGTGTCGTCAGTGCGATTTGGATGTTAACCCAGGCGCATGAAGATTTGAGTCTAGCACTCGAGCAAATGAGTCCGCGTTACGGTTTTGTCAAAGCGGAACGCCAGTTTGCTGAATTCTTAAATGGCTACCCGACCATCGATGATTTGATTTGGGATTATCAGCAAGAAACAAACGGTCAAATGCCCTTTCGTGAATGGGTCGCGAAGTAG
- a CDS encoding four helix bundle protein, whose amino-acid sequence MEAIASMFSHQKLYVYQKAITYFSKIADILVQIPPGNKDIVSQLRRAAISIALNIAEGAGKTSSMDKRRFYSIARGSALECAAIFDLLVILKLSSEEELSECRALLSEIASMFSAMTQVNKKVEG is encoded by the coding sequence ATGGAGGCAATTGCATCTATGTTCAGTCATCAAAAATTATATGTATATCAAAAGGCTATAACTTATTTTTCAAAAATTGCAGACATTCTTGTCCAAATTCCACCGGGGAACAAAGACATCGTAAGCCAGTTGAGGAGGGCAGCGATCTCAATAGCGCTTAATATTGCCGAAGGTGCAGGTAAGACAAGTTCTATGGATAAAAGACGTTTTTATTCGATAGCACGTGGCTCTGCTTTAGAATGTGCTGCGATATTTGATTTATTGGTTATCTTGAAGCTTTCAAGTGAGGAAGAATTGAGCGAATGTCGCGCACTTCTGAGCGAAATTGCGTCAATGTTTTCAGCTATGACACAGGTGAACAAAAAGGTCGAAGGCTAA
- a CDS encoding potassium transporter Kup has product MSDNNQKSKTTTWELTLGALGVVFGDIGTSPLYAMRECFSEAHGLSLTPSHVLGVLSLIIWSLIILISIKYVTFVMRADNQGEGGILALMALAKPRDHSTLTVGIIVMGLFGTALLFGDGVITPAISVLSAVEGLAIVTPVFEKYVIGITILILLFFFMSQRFGTARIGTVFGPIIILWYAVLGLLGIYGILKEPSVFLSFNPSYAIELALDDPAHAFFLLSSVFLVVTGGEALYADMGHFGRIPIKYGWFFFALPGLLLNYLGQGALLLHDPLSIKNPFYMLAPTWGLIPLVALATAATVIASQAIVSGVFSLTRQAIQLGYFPRVRVTHTSAEQIGQIYVPSINTALLVTTLWLVLTFRTSSALAGAYGVAVSLTMVLTTSMMFYVTRGVWKWSWVKSIVVILPILIIELLFLGANCLKIADGGWFPLVTGIVIFAMMTTWQRGRGILAERLREQTVPLDKFFSELPTRQISRVSGTAIFMTGSTSGIPPALVHNLRHNKVLHERVLFITVLFEQTPVIPFHERVSIQQLDHGFYRILARYGFMQKPSIENILSACLAHDLEVRTEEVTFFLGREILLATPRPGMAIWREKLFAFLQRNSQPATQYFKIPPNQVLEIGLQVEL; this is encoded by the coding sequence ATGTCAGATAATAATCAAAAATCTAAAACTACAACATGGGAACTAACCCTCGGAGCGCTGGGAGTTGTTTTCGGAGATATCGGAACCAGTCCATTATATGCGATGCGGGAATGCTTCTCCGAAGCACATGGATTAAGTTTAACACCTAGCCATGTACTCGGGGTACTCTCCTTAATTATCTGGTCTTTAATTATTTTGATCAGCATTAAATATGTAACTTTTGTGATGCGTGCCGATAACCAAGGTGAAGGCGGAATCTTGGCGTTAATGGCCCTGGCCAAGCCGCGCGACCATTCGACTCTGACTGTGGGCATTATTGTCATGGGACTTTTTGGAACTGCCTTACTTTTTGGTGATGGAGTAATTACTCCGGCAATCTCAGTGCTCAGCGCAGTTGAAGGCCTAGCAATTGTTACACCAGTATTCGAAAAATATGTGATCGGCATTACCATTCTAATTTTACTTTTCTTTTTCATGAGTCAACGTTTCGGCACGGCACGGATTGGGACTGTTTTTGGGCCAATCATTATCCTCTGGTACGCGGTATTGGGACTTTTAGGTATTTACGGGATTCTCAAAGAGCCTTCAGTATTTTTATCTTTCAATCCAAGCTATGCCATTGAACTAGCACTTGATGATCCAGCTCACGCTTTTTTTCTGCTCAGTTCAGTATTTCTAGTGGTCACTGGTGGCGAAGCGCTCTACGCCGACATGGGACATTTTGGACGGATTCCTATTAAGTATGGCTGGTTTTTCTTTGCCCTGCCTGGACTGCTCTTAAACTATCTTGGCCAGGGAGCACTACTCTTGCACGATCCCTTATCAATTAAGAATCCGTTTTACATGCTTGCACCAACCTGGGGACTAATTCCATTAGTTGCGCTAGCAACAGCAGCTACTGTGATTGCCTCTCAAGCAATCGTCTCGGGAGTTTTTTCACTAACTCGCCAAGCGATTCAACTCGGATATTTTCCGCGTGTGCGCGTCACCCATACTTCAGCAGAGCAAATCGGCCAGATTTACGTACCTTCGATAAATACTGCCCTACTAGTTACCACGCTCTGGCTAGTATTAACCTTTCGCACGTCAAGCGCACTTGCTGGCGCGTATGGCGTAGCAGTATCATTGACGATGGTGCTAACAACATCAATGATGTTCTACGTGACGCGTGGAGTCTGGAAATGGTCATGGGTCAAGTCGATAGTTGTAATTTTACCAATACTCATAATTGAACTCTTATTTCTCGGGGCCAACTGTTTAAAAATAGCAGATGGCGGCTGGTTCCCGCTGGTTACAGGCATAGTAATTTTTGCAATGATGACAACCTGGCAACGCGGTCGAGGTATTCTTGCTGAACGCCTGCGTGAACAGACCGTGCCGCTTGATAAATTTTTCAGCGAACTTCCAACACGTCAGATTTCGCGAGTTTCCGGGACGGCAATTTTCATGACTGGCTCGACTTCAGGTATCCCGCCAGCATTAGTGCACAATCTGCGTCATAACAAAGTGCTACACGAGCGCGTTCTTTTTATTACAGTGCTTTTCGAACAAACTCCAGTAATCCCATTTCACGAACGAGTTTCGATTCAACAACTCGATCACGGCTTTTATCGGATTCTGGCACGTTATGGCTTCATGCAAAAACCCTCAATTGAGAATATCTTAAGTGCCTGCCTCGCTCACGATTTAGAAGTGCGCACTGAGGAAGTGACATTCTTTCTTGGGCGCGAAATTTTACTTGCGACCCCGCGTCCGGGCATGGCAATTTGGCGCGAGAAATTATTTGCTTTCTTGCAGCGTAATTCGCAGCCCGCAACGCAGTATTTCAAGATTCCACCAAATCAAGTTTTGGAAATTGGCTTGCAGGTTGAGTTGTAG
- the cmr1 gene encoding type III-B CRISPR module RAMP protein Cmr1, whose translation MKSVTFSFRTETALFSLAFGGLPLREQAFKGAMRYWYRAFCASAYNLKSLAHKESQIFGSSGRQGQATRGVRLQLIRPNVLPQEISPQPHKERVKPLRALPARHEFQLVLSQPHSMRDEDFLKACAALWLAATIGGFGRRSRRGAGGVRVISISGSYQLNLPVIHQQWSSDELKNALSAGLIEARKILFEGGKNIETPNQLRGDIPQLVSGKDGSHIIISDLGPSSEAEARAKLMLKLRQFKNQIFGLPLKINQGENGAQAERKERFSREGSKRYASPVWIRLIELKSGWTMIVTLLLPLPRVKTANRDKLDEFLAALKQNRKEVAIP comes from the coding sequence ATGAAGTCAGTAACATTTTCATTTCGCACGGAAACAGCGCTTTTTTCTTTGGCCTTTGGCGGGCTGCCACTGCGTGAGCAGGCGTTTAAGGGGGCAATGCGCTACTGGTATAGGGCCTTCTGTGCTTCTGCTTATAATCTTAAATCTCTTGCGCATAAAGAGTCGCAAATTTTTGGCTCTAGTGGGAGACAAGGCCAGGCCACGAGGGGAGTGCGTCTCCAACTAATCCGACCAAACGTCCTGCCCCAAGAAATCTCGCCACAGCCACACAAGGAACGGGTTAAACCTTTGCGCGCCTTGCCAGCGCGGCATGAATTTCAACTTGTGTTATCACAACCACACTCGATGCGTGACGAGGATTTTCTAAAAGCCTGTGCTGCACTTTGGCTTGCTGCTACAATCGGTGGATTTGGTCGGCGTTCGCGACGTGGAGCGGGAGGAGTGCGGGTTATTTCAATCTCAGGTTCGTATCAACTGAACTTGCCAGTAATCCATCAGCAGTGGTCGAGTGACGAACTTAAGAATGCATTAAGTGCCGGTTTAATTGAAGCCAGAAAAATATTATTCGAAGGCGGAAAAAATATTGAAACTCCCAATCAGTTGCGCGGCGATATCCCACAACTGGTTAGCGGTAAAGATGGTTCGCATATTATTATTTCTGACCTCGGCCCTAGTAGCGAAGCCGAAGCGCGCGCTAAGCTCATGCTTAAGTTACGGCAATTTAAAAACCAAATTTTTGGTTTGCCGTTGAAGATCAATCAGGGAGAGAATGGAGCGCAGGCAGAACGAAAAGAGCGCTTCAGTCGAGAAGGTTCCAAGCGTTATGCATCACCAGTATGGATCAGGCTAATTGAGTTAAAGAGCGGGTGGACAATGATTGTCACACTCTTATTGCCGCTGCCCCGAGTTAAAACGGCCAATCGAGATAAGCTAGATGAATTTTTAGCTGCGCTCAAGCAGAACCGTAAAGAGGTTGCAATTCCATGA
- the cmr6 gene encoding type III-B CRISPR module RAMP protein Cmr6 encodes MSEKTGKIISYNAANKMGEIAFAGFDVPARFYLSVVTNPTPEPVKGDQVSFAAADPVKNKKGKYSPVTASTVTITERSPVREEEKKFDATAQSFRTTLQRGARNDRSRNNRTKSASKISQQAQELRVIPKRQLSLRIAHDATPLPRDMRRRMVNWGTANPAFLLAKGISWKHAENNEFERNRDHFRHFMHKTFLPVYQNAVKNLIPLEALKTRQIQIYKSLRTQGYLLDHRVLKLSTPLVLGQNASSLLRQISVVTDHLYGYPVVHGSMIKGTFKEYLQNLLAGDPGLAVARDFEQIFGTTEAPGRVIFFDSFPTRALPDLGFETLQDSFPAWYHGRGSAADTQLPERDYLSVIKPGAEYTFSFALRPGSEESLLGTVGNLLQQMLVEFGLGSRTALGYGRFRVN; translated from the coding sequence ATGAGCGAAAAAACAGGCAAGATCATTAGCTATAATGCTGCCAACAAAATGGGAGAAATCGCTTTTGCCGGTTTTGATGTCCCTGCGCGGTTCTATCTTTCTGTTGTTACGAACCCGACACCTGAACCAGTTAAGGGTGACCAAGTGAGTTTCGCAGCAGCAGATCCGGTAAAAAATAAAAAAGGAAAATACTCGCCTGTAACTGCAAGTACGGTAACTATTACTGAGCGTTCTCCCGTACGGGAAGAGGAGAAAAAATTTGATGCAACTGCTCAAAGTTTTCGCACGACACTGCAGCGTGGAGCTCGTAATGACCGCTCCAGAAACAACCGCACAAAATCAGCTTCAAAAATTTCGCAGCAAGCTCAAGAATTACGTGTGATCCCTAAGCGACAACTTTCGCTACGCATTGCCCATGATGCAACTCCACTGCCGCGTGATATGCGTCGACGTATGGTCAATTGGGGCACTGCTAATCCAGCTTTTTTGCTAGCAAAGGGCATTTCCTGGAAGCATGCTGAAAATAATGAATTTGAGCGTAATCGCGATCATTTTCGGCATTTTATGCACAAAACATTTCTGCCGGTTTATCAAAATGCAGTGAAGAATCTTATCCCTTTAGAGGCACTCAAAACTCGGCAGATCCAAATTTATAAATCCCTACGAACTCAGGGCTATTTACTCGATCATCGTGTTTTAAAATTATCTACACCACTAGTGCTTGGGCAGAATGCTTCTAGTTTATTACGGCAAATCAGTGTCGTTACTGACCATCTTTATGGTTATCCTGTGGTGCATGGGTCAATGATCAAGGGAACTTTTAAAGAATATCTACAAAACTTACTGGCTGGAGATCCTGGACTTGCAGTAGCTAGAGATTTTGAACAAATTTTTGGGACAACAGAGGCACCAGGCCGGGTGATCTTCTTTGATTCTTTTCCTACGCGGGCTTTGCCTGATCTTGGATTTGAAACTCTGCAGGATTCATTCCCTGCTTGGTATCATGGCCGGGGTTCTGCAGCTGATACTCAGTTACCTGAACGAGACTATCTATCTGTGATTAAACCTGGAGCTGAATATACATTTAGTTTTGCGTTGAGGCCTGGCTCAGAAGAGTCGCTACTTGGCACGGTAGGGAACTTATTGCAGCAAATGCTTGTTGAGTTTGGGCTGGGATCAAGAACCGCCCTAGGATATGGGCGATTCAGGGTTAACTAA